TTTCGCTGCCCTTTCGGTCTTCGGGGAAAAGCACTTCGGCATCCTCGAGAGCATCGAGAAAGATACCAGTTTCCTCCTTCATGTCAGCCACCGTCGCATGGACCCTGCCTTGCAAGTAGTTGTGCGCCACCATGGCGGGAATGGCCACCCCGAGGCCGAGGGCGGTGGTCAACATGGCTTCCCAGATACCGCCGGCCAGGACCGAGGAATCGACCTTGCCGCCGAGGTTCTCGATGGCCTGAAACGCCTTGATCATACCGGCCACCGTGCCGAGCAGGCCGAGCAACGGGGAAATACTGCTGATAAGGAACAGGGTCGGCAAAAAACGCTCCATCCGCCGCACTTCCCGTGTCGCAACATGGCTGAAAGTCTTCTCCAGATCGGCGCGACTGGCCCCCCGGGCGGCATGGCCCAAGCGCGCCAGCACTTCCACCATACCAACCGCCCAGGGATGGCGCTCCTCCCTGGCAAGGGCGGACGCCTCATCGAAACAACCTTCCTGGGCGCGCTTGCGCAAACGGTGGTAAAACCGATCGTCCTTTAACCGTAAGGCCCGGAAAGCAAGTACACGTTCGATAATAATGAACACGGCCACCAGCGAACAGAGAATGATCGTAATACCGATCGGACCGGCCTTTTCCAGAAAAACAATCCAGTTTTGCATAGATTTTACTCCTTAACGCGGCCGGTCCGTAAATCGTAAATGCCATCACCGTCCAGGTCTTCCTCACGGCTCACCATGCGGCCCTTTGCCGAATAGTTCTCGCGAATTTCCGGGGTTCCGTTACCATCGGCATCGACTGTCAGGCTTACGGAACCATCCTTGCGATAGGCACGCGTCACCTCCCGGCGCCCATCGCCGTCGATATCCTCTTCCGCCCGTAATGGCTTACCGGCTTTATCGAAAGTCCAAAGACAACGAACCTTGCCGGATGGCCGCAATTCCTCGGCACGGGACAAACATCCCTGCCGGTAATATTCCTTGCGATCTACGCGTCCGTCGCGATCGGTATCGAGTACCGCTTCTGCCATCTGCCCATTGCGGTACAACCAGGTACCGCGGGGCTTGACAACCTTACTCAGCCGACCCTGCTCGTAATACCAGGTTATCTCGGCGCGCCCGTCTCTATTTTTGTCTTTCTCCACTTTGACGGTTGCCCCCCGGGGATCGAACCAGGAGGTCTGGATCGGGCCCCTGCCGCGATCCTCGACAAGACGCGCAGAGCCATCTTTTGCCCAGGTGAAATTCCGTTCCCAGACACCGTCGCCGTCCCGATCTTCCTTCCGGGAAATCCGCCGACCGGCATACCGCTCTTCGGTCTCGAATCGTTTATCGTTGTCGGTATCGAGAAGCACCCGAACCAGTTTGCCGTTACTGTCGTAATAGGCCTTTTGTCCAGGACGTTCCTGAACCCACTCTTCCGCCGAAACATACCCGGCACCGAGCAACAAGCACATTGCAACCATCAGTAAGTATCTGAGCATGCTTCCCCCATGTCCTTAACGACTACCATCAAGCCGGATGCATGCAAAGAATGGAGCCAACCGTCCAGCGCCGCAGCCGGCAGTTATAACAGGATCGTTCTTCATCAGCGACCCATTCGTCCTCGACATCCGGGCAAAAGGCCTGGCAGGAACGGGCCTCATCGGCGGCGGCGCCATACGCCTCCTGGCCATGTTTAAACTCTTTTTCGCCGCGTTTGTTGATCTGCCACATGAAAACCTCCTAAAACCTTTTCAGTTGCTGCCTCGGGGTGGTGCGCCAACGCACCCCGTCGCCATCATCCACCGGCGACACCATCAGGTAAGGGCCACCATCGATCATGACCGCTTTTGGCTTCTCGTCCACCGCAATGGTTTCTTCGTGCCCCAGCTCCTTTCCGTCCATGGTGCGCACCCCCCGGAGCGATGACTGCATGAGGATATCCCCGACCCGAGCCAGGCCGTTATCTGTGCTGATTTTCAGCCAGCCTTTCATGCGCCCGTCTTTGCCGCTCATCCGCAAACCAATGCCTGCAAGGGCACCGACCACGCCCTGTCCGGTTCCACCATGTTCGGAGAGGTGAACGTCCAACTCTGCCGCAAGGTCGTAAGCCATCCCCTTGTTGAGAACTTCTTCCTTGGCCTTGCGACCGAAAGCCATCACTGCCCCGGTGTCCGTTAGTCGATCTACCACGGCAACGCACAAACCGGGATCGGAACCGGGCGCGCTTTCCCTTTTGAGGTATTCACTGGCGTAATCGATGAGCGGCTGCAGATAATCCGGATCGATATCCGCCTCAAAACACATGGAACTGTTATGCGAGGTGTACGGTACGTCGGGATGCACCAGCAGCTGATGACGGGTTACAAACTGGCTGCTACCCCAACCGCGCTTTTCGATTTCTTCGGCGAGTTCCGTCGCCAGGTCACCGGTACCGCGGGATTCAAGGTTGTCGGTGTCATCGATACAAACCAAAATCTTCATAATTCTTCACTCCCGACAGCTCTTCGGCTGCCCCATTCCCCTGAAAAGTTGCCGAACAGACAACAAAAAAACATTCTCACCGGAGCGCAATCAACGCACCACCCCGTAAGCCCTGAGACGGCGTACGACCATCGGCACCATTAAACCGCCCAGCATGCCGAAAACAATAGCGCCTGCGGCCTCCAGTAAAGAGCGTTGCATATTCACCACCTTATCCATGCCGGCTATGGCATTGATGCCATAGGCGGTAAAAAACTTGGTCGACGCCGCAGCTGCCGCAACCAGGGCACACAGTATATAGCTGCTGAACAGCATGGGCAGAAACAGGGCGGCAACGTCAATAACCATTCCGGCGATCAGATACTTGAAAATGATAAGTGGACCGGCCTTGGCAAAGCCCAGAAACATGGCCGCGGTCCCCGCCAGCAACCCGGTAAAGCTTGCCCCGTATCGACACGGGGTGCTTCCCCTGCCCAACATCAGAAAAAACACCTTGATGATCATGGCATGACCGGAAATATGCAGGTGCAATCGCAACACCAGCCGCACCAGTACCGCAAACACGGCGCAAAAACCGAGGAACAGGGCATCTTTGAGAGGCAGACGAAAACGATCGGAAAGCCTTTCGGCTACTTGCTTCATCATGCAACGCTACTCCTACTCCCCCGGCCAGCAGGTACGCCGGGCGTAAAGTCCGAAATCCCGGGCACGGGCGGCCAGGGCGATATTCCCCGCCAGCGCCATACCCTGCACCACCGCCGGGACCACAACGCAATGTACCAGGTCAGGCCAGTTCCAGGGTTTAACCAGATCCTTCGGCAAAATCCTGGCCCCGCGCA
This DNA window, taken from Syntrophotalea carbinolica DSM 2380, encodes the following:
- a CDS encoding MotA/TolQ/ExbB proton channel family protein, which encodes MQNWIVFLEKAGPIGITIILCSLVAVFIIIERVLAFRALRLKDDRFYHRLRKRAQEGCFDEASALAREERHPWAVGMVEVLARLGHAARGASRADLEKTFSHVATREVRRMERFLPTLFLISSISPLLGLLGTVAGMIKAFQAIENLGGKVDSSVLAGGIWEAMLTTALGLGVAIPAMVAHNYLQGRVHATVADMKEETGIFLDALEDAEVLFPEDRKGSEKTQAAVGAGREAR